GCAGGTGATTTAGAAAGATTAAAAACAGCATTTATATATGGAGCTGACGCTGTTTATATAGGTGGTGAAATATTTGGAATGAGATCTGCTGCTAAAAACTTCAATAAAGAAGATATGGCAGAAGGTGTTAGATTTGCGCATGAAAGAGGTAAACAAGTATTTGTTACTGTAAATATAATACCTAGAAATGAAGAATTTGAACAGTTAGAAGCTTACTTAAAAGAACTTGAAGAAATAGGAGTAGATGCAGTAATAGTAAGTGATCCAGGAGTTTTTAGTGTAGTTAAAAAAGTTGTACCAAATATGGAAATACATATAAGTACTCAAGCTAGTACAACTAATGCAGCATCAGCTACATTCTGGTATAACCAAGGAGCGAAAAGAGTAGTTATGGCAAGAGAGTTATCTTTTGAAGAAATAAAAGAGATAAGAGACAATTCTCCAGAAGGTATGGATATAGAAGCATTTATACATGGTGCTATGTGCATGTCTTACTCAGGAAAATGTGTAATAAGTAACTATACAACAGGTAGAGATGCCAATAGAGGAGCTTGCGCACAATCTTGTAGATGGAAATACACATTAGTTGAGGAACAAGAAAATGGAGACTACGAAAAAGTTTTAGATGATGTAGATGCAGAATTTTTCTTTAATACAAAAGATATGTGTATGATAAACTATATACCAC
The nucleotide sequence above comes from Paraclostridium bifermentans. Encoded proteins:
- a CDS encoding peptidase U32 family protein, whose translation is MQRIELLAPAGDLERLKTAFIYGADAVYIGGEIFGMRSAAKNFNKEDMAEGVRFAHERGKQVFVTVNIIPRNEEFEQLEAYLKELEEIGVDAVIVSDPGVFSVVKKVVPNMEIHISTQASTTNAASATFWYNQGAKRVVMARELSFEEIKEIRDNSPEGMDIEAFIHGAMCMSYSGKCVISNYTTGRDANRGACAQSCRWKYTLVEEQENGDYEKVLDDVDAEFFFNTKDMCMINYIPQIIESGINSFKIEGRMKTAYYVATTVRAYRMAIDEYIKDPENWEFNPMWLEELKKGSHRHFSEGFYLGKTSTRDQNYESASYVRNYDFIGVVRGHEEESGLVIVEQRNRMFVGDEIEIIGPYKETMYGKILEMYNEENEPIESAPHAKQIVKMKLDIPVEEHYMLRKPITTINVL